In Pseudomonas rhizosphaerae, one DNA window encodes the following:
- the purE gene encoding 5-(carboxyamino)imidazole ribonucleotide mutase: MSALVGVIMGSKSDWSTLSHTADMLEKLGIPFEVKVVSAHRTPDLLFQYADEAESRGIEVIIAGAGGAAHLPGMCAAKTHLPVLGVPVQSSMLSGVDSLLSIVQMPAGIPVATLAIGKAGAINAALLSASILGAKHPQFHAALKTFRAEQTDNVLDNPDPRQA, encoded by the coding sequence ATGAGTGCATTGGTTGGCGTGATCATGGGCTCCAAGTCCGATTGGTCCACCCTTAGCCACACCGCCGATATGCTGGAAAAGCTCGGTATTCCCTTCGAGGTCAAGGTGGTTTCCGCCCACCGCACCCCGGACCTGCTGTTCCAGTATGCCGACGAGGCTGAAAGCCGCGGCATCGAGGTGATCATCGCCGGCGCCGGTGGCGCGGCGCACCTGCCGGGCATGTGCGCGGCCAAGACGCACCTGCCGGTGCTGGGCGTGCCGGTGCAGTCGTCCATGCTCTCGGGCGTCGATTCGCTGCTGTCCATCGTGCAGATGCCGGCCGGCATCCCGGTGGCGACACTGGCCATCGGCAAGGCCGGCGCGATCAACGCCGCGCTGCTGTCGGCCAGCATCCTGGGCGCCAAGCACCCGCAGTTCCACGCTGCGCTGAAGACGTTCCGCGCCGAGCAGACAGACAACGTTCTGGACAATCCCGACCCGCGCCAGGCCTGA
- a CDS encoding 5-(carboxyamino)imidazole ribonucleotide synthase, translating into MKIGVIGGGQLGRMLALAGTPLGMNFAFLDPAPDACAAPLGEHLRADYGDQDHLRQLADEVDLVTFEFESVPAETVAFLSQFVPVYPSADALRIARDRWFEKSMFKDLGVPTPTFADIQSQADLDAAVASIGLPAVLKTRTLGYDGKGQKVLRSAADVAGTFAELGSVPCLLEGFVPFTGEVSLIAVRARDGETRFYPLVHNTHETGILRLSVASTAHPLQGLAEDYAGRVLEKLDYVGVLAFEFFEVDGGLKANEIAPRVHNSGHWTIEGAECSQFENHLRAVAGLPLGSTAKVGESAMLNFIGEVPSVAQVAAIDDCHLHHYGKAFKVGRKVGHATVRSADRATLQRQIAEVQALIEG; encoded by the coding sequence ATGAAGATCGGTGTAATCGGTGGCGGCCAACTGGGCCGCATGCTGGCCCTGGCCGGTACCCCCCTGGGGATGAATTTCGCTTTCCTGGATCCGGCGCCCGACGCCTGTGCCGCGCCCTTGGGCGAGCACCTGCGGGCCGACTACGGCGACCAGGACCATCTGCGCCAGCTGGCGGACGAAGTCGACCTGGTCACCTTCGAGTTCGAAAGCGTGCCGGCCGAGACGGTGGCCTTCCTGTCGCAATTCGTGCCGGTGTACCCCAGTGCCGACGCGCTGCGCATCGCGCGCGATCGCTGGTTCGAGAAGAGCATGTTCAAGGACCTGGGCGTTCCCACGCCGACGTTCGCCGACATCCAGTCCCAGGCCGATCTTGACGCTGCGGTGGCCAGCATCGGCCTGCCTGCTGTCCTCAAGACCCGCACCCTGGGCTATGACGGCAAGGGCCAGAAGGTCCTGCGCAGCGCTGCCGACGTGGCTGGCACCTTCGCCGAGCTGGGCAGCGTGCCGTGCCTGCTCGAAGGCTTCGTGCCGTTCACCGGTGAAGTGTCGCTGATCGCCGTGCGCGCCCGCGATGGCGAAACCCGTTTCTACCCCTTGGTGCACAACACCCACGAGACCGGCATCCTGCGCCTGTCGGTGGCTAGCACCGCACACCCGCTGCAGGGTCTGGCCGAAGATTACGCTGGCCGTGTGCTGGAGAAGCTCGACTACGTCGGCGTGCTGGCATTCGAATTCTTCGAAGTGGACGGTGGCCTCAAGGCCAACGAAATTGCACCCCGCGTCCACAACTCCGGGCACTGGACCATCGAAGGCGCCGAGTGCAGCCAGTTCGAGAATCACCTGCGGGCTGTAGCAGGTCTGCCCCTGGGCTCGACTGCCAAGGTCGGCGAGAGCGCCATGCTCAACTTCATCGGTGAGGTGCCGTCAGTGGCGCAGGTCGCCGCCATCGACGATTGCCATCTGCACCACTACGGCAAGGCCTTCAAGGTTGGTCGCAAGGTGGGTCATGCCACCGTGCGCAGTGCCGATCGCGCCACGCTGCAACGGCAGATCGCCGAAGTGCAGGCCCTGATCGAGGGTTGA
- a CDS encoding GlsB/YeaQ/YmgE family stress response membrane protein produces the protein MGIIGTIFIGLIVGLLARFLKPGDDSMGWIMTILLGIAGSLAATYGGQALGIYRAGEGAGFLGALVGAIILLVIYGMISKKR, from the coding sequence ATGGGAATCATTGGGACTATCTTCATCGGCTTGATCGTTGGTCTGCTGGCTCGTTTTCTGAAGCCTGGCGATGACAGCATGGGTTGGATCATGACCATTCTGCTGGGTATCGCCGGCTCCCTGGCCGCGACCTACGGTGGTCAGGCCCTGGGCATCTACCGAGCTGGCGAAGGTGCCGGCTTCCTTGGTGCCCTGGTCGGCGCGATCATCCTGCTGGTGATCTACGGCATGATCAGCAAGAAGCGTTGA
- a CDS encoding DUF3299 domain-containing protein, whose protein sequence is MRRLLLLCLVFAAATARAELPETDWLQLMPKADQEALERMPEIDHDSPEAQGTFTEKGGMKQAKGLPAVMYSTKTVPAMNGKDIRIGGYPVPLESDAKGNSTLFFLVPYPGACIHVPPPPPNQLILVRYPKGLKLADIYTPLWVTGKVKVEKVSNDLADAAYALDAQKVRVVKESDL, encoded by the coding sequence ATGCGCCGACTTCTACTGCTCTGCCTCGTATTCGCTGCAGCCACTGCGCGCGCTGAATTGCCGGAAACCGACTGGCTGCAACTGATGCCCAAGGCCGATCAGGAGGCGTTGGAACGGATGCCCGAAATCGACCACGACTCGCCCGAAGCCCAGGGTACGTTCACCGAAAAAGGCGGGATGAAGCAGGCCAAGGGTCTGCCCGCCGTGATGTATTCCACCAAGACCGTGCCGGCCATGAACGGCAAGGACATCCGCATCGGTGGCTATCCCGTTCCGTTGGAAAGCGATGCCAAGGGCAACAGCACGCTGTTCTTCCTGGTGCCGTATCCGGGTGCCTGCATCCACGTGCCGCCACCGCCGCCGAACCAGTTGATCCTGGTGCGCTACCCCAAGGGCTTGAAACTGGCCGATATCTATACGCCGTTGTGGGTGACGGGCAAGGTCAAGGTGGAGAAGGTCAGCAACGACTTGGCCGATGCGGCCTATGCGCTGGATGCGCAGAAGGTGAGGGTGGTGAAGGAGTCGGATTTGTGA
- a CDS encoding D-hexose-6-phosphate mutarotase, which translates to MSEPQVESVKLDELNCWRISTDQAELLIAQQGAQVISYQRHGQQPLIWPNPAALYKPGKAVRTGVPVCWPWFGNLARNPESVQAMRTATDEASAHGLVRTLDWELLGIDQLESGIKVELSVPQAARGELPGWPHKVEVKLCVVLGDALEITLHSRNLDDHPVTLSQALHSYFAVSDVRQATVECLGGLTYIETLDNWQPRQQAGVLGFAGETDRIYLNTPAQLSFVDPGWHRRVTLASTGSRSAVVWNPWTARAAALPDMADDGWQGMLCIETANVWDDVVTLAPGAACAMGVRFTASQL; encoded by the coding sequence ATGTCTGAGCCGCAGGTCGAATCGGTCAAGCTCGATGAACTCAATTGCTGGCGCATCAGCACCGATCAGGCCGAGCTGCTGATCGCGCAACAGGGCGCCCAGGTAATCAGCTACCAGCGCCACGGGCAGCAGCCGCTGATCTGGCCCAACCCGGCGGCGCTGTACAAGCCGGGCAAGGCCGTTCGTACCGGCGTGCCGGTGTGCTGGCCGTGGTTCGGCAACCTGGCGCGCAACCCCGAGTCGGTGCAGGCCATGCGTACCGCCACCGACGAAGCCTCTGCCCATGGCCTGGTGCGTACGCTGGACTGGGAATTGCTGGGCATCGACCAACTCGAATCGGGCATCAAGGTCGAACTGAGCGTACCGCAGGCCGCTCGCGGCGAACTGCCTGGATGGCCGCACAAGGTCGAAGTCAAGCTGTGCGTGGTACTCGGCGACGCGTTGGAAATCACACTGCACAGCCGCAATCTGGACGACCATCCGGTCACCCTGAGCCAGGCGCTGCACAGTTACTTCGCCGTCAGTGACGTGCGCCAGGCCACGGTCGAGTGCCTGGGCGGCCTGACCTACATCGAGACCCTGGACAACTGGCAGCCCCGCCAGCAGGCCGGGGTGCTCGGCTTTGCCGGCGAGACCGACCGGATCTACCTGAACACTCCGGCGCAGCTGAGCTTCGTCGACCCGGGCTGGCACCGTCGGGTAACCCTCGCCTCCACCGGCTCGCGCAGCGCGGTGGTGTGGAACCCATGGACCGCACGGGCCGCAGCCTTGCCGGACATGGCCGACGACGGTTGGCAGGGCATGCTGTGCATCGAGACGGCGAACGTGTGGGATGACGTGGTGACGCTGGCGCCTGGCGCGGCCTGTGCCATGGGTGTGAGGTTTACTGCTTCACAGCTTTGA
- a CDS encoding acyl-CoA thioesterase: protein MIELEQEDPIPQGDLALQITALPRETNGFGDIFGGWLVAQMDLAGTAMASKVAGGRVATVAIDRMAFLVPVAVGAQLSFYTQTLEIGRSSIQMMVEVWSDDPLSSEWRKVTEAVFVFVAIDGSGRTRAVPPRR from the coding sequence ATGATTGAACTCGAACAAGAAGACCCAATTCCCCAAGGCGACCTGGCCTTGCAGATCACCGCGCTGCCGCGCGAAACCAATGGCTTCGGTGATATTTTCGGGGGCTGGCTGGTGGCCCAGATGGATTTGGCCGGCACGGCCATGGCCAGCAAGGTTGCCGGAGGCCGCGTGGCCACGGTGGCCATCGATCGCATGGCCTTCCTGGTCCCGGTCGCCGTCGGCGCGCAGTTGTCCTTTTACACCCAGACCCTGGAGATCGGCCGCAGCTCGATCCAGATGATGGTCGAAGTGTGGAGCGACGATCCGCTGTCCAGTGAATGGCGCAAGGTCACCGAAGCCGTCTTCGTGTTCGTCGCCATCGACGGCAGCGGTCGCACCCGCGCGGTACCGCCACGGCGCTGA
- a CDS encoding MFS transporter: MTAAPSSIAPPSRPLTRSDYKTLSLSALGGALEFYDFIIFVFFAAVVGKLFFPADMPEWLRLMQTFGIFAAGYLARPLGGIIMAHFGDLLGRKKMFTLSIFMMAVPTLIMGLLPTYAQIGIFAPILLLLMRVIQGAAIGGEVPGAWVFVSEHVPGRNVGYACGTLTCGLTSGILLGSLMATAINSIYTPAEVSDYAWRIPFLIGGVFGLASVYLRRWLHETPVFAELQQRKALAAEVPLRTVLRDHRGAVAISMLLTWLLSAGIIVVILMTPTILQTLYGFTPKQSLQANSLAIVFLSLGCIGSGALADRFGAGKVFVFGSLALLATSWTLFHSLHAHPDWLFPLYAVTGLSVGVIGAVPYVMVKAFPAVVRFSGLSFSYNVAYAIFGGLTPMAVTLLMKSNPMGPAYYVAAICVIGFLCGVYLMAKKR; encoded by the coding sequence ATGACCGCCGCGCCTTCGAGTATCGCTCCGCCTTCGCGTCCGCTGACCCGCAGTGATTACAAGACACTTTCGTTGTCCGCCCTGGGCGGTGCACTTGAGTTCTACGACTTCATCATCTTCGTATTCTTCGCAGCGGTGGTGGGCAAGTTGTTCTTCCCCGCCGACATGCCCGAGTGGCTGCGCCTGATGCAGACTTTCGGCATCTTCGCGGCCGGCTACCTGGCGCGACCGCTGGGCGGCATCATCATGGCGCACTTCGGCGACCTGCTGGGGCGCAAGAAGATGTTTACCCTGAGCATCTTCATGATGGCCGTGCCGACCCTGATCATGGGTCTGCTGCCGACCTACGCACAGATCGGCATCTTCGCACCCATCCTGTTGCTGCTGATGCGCGTGATCCAGGGCGCGGCCATCGGTGGCGAAGTGCCCGGCGCCTGGGTGTTCGTCTCCGAGCACGTGCCGGGGCGCAATGTCGGCTATGCCTGCGGCACGCTGACCTGCGGCCTGACCAGCGGGATTCTGCTGGGGTCGCTGATGGCCACGGCCATCAACAGCATCTACACCCCGGCCGAGGTTTCCGACTACGCCTGGCGTATCCCGTTCCTGATCGGCGGTGTATTCGGGCTGGCCTCGGTGTACCTGCGTCGCTGGTTGCATGAAACCCCGGTCTTCGCCGAACTGCAGCAACGCAAGGCGCTGGCCGCCGAAGTGCCGCTGCGCACGGTGCTGCGCGACCATCGCGGTGCGGTGGCCATTTCCATGCTGCTGACCTGGTTGCTGTCGGCGGGGATCATCGTGGTCATCCTGATGACCCCGACCATCCTGCAGACCCTCTACGGGTTTACCCCCAAGCAGTCGCTGCAGGCCAACAGCCTGGCGATCGTGTTCCTGAGCCTGGGCTGCATCGGATCGGGCGCGCTGGCCGACCGGTTCGGCGCCGGCAAGGTGTTCGTATTCGGCAGCCTGGCCCTGCTGGCCACCTCCTGGACCCTGTTCCACAGCCTGCACGCCCACCCGGATTGGCTGTTCCCGCTGTATGCGGTGACGGGGCTGAGCGTCGGTGTGATCGGTGCGGTGCCGTACGTGATGGTCAAGGCCTTCCCGGCCGTGGTGCGCTTCTCCGGCCTGTCGTTTTCGTACAACGTGGCCTACGCCATCTTCGGTGGCCTGACGCCGATGGCGGTGACCCTGCTGATGAAGTCCAACCCCATGGGCCCGGCCTACTACGTGGCGGCGATCTGTGTGATCGGCTTCCTCTGCGGCGTGTACCTGATGGCCAAGAAGCGCTGA
- a CDS encoding phosphate ABC transporter substrate-binding protein PstS family protein, translating to MKLTRLMAAMTFVAAGVATANAVAAVDPSIPAYVKTTGVSGNLSSVGSDTLANLMTLWAENYKKEYPNVNIQIQAAGSATAPTALIEGTANLGPMSRKMKDTEMAAFEQKYGYKPTAIPVAVDALAVFVHKDNPIQHLTMEQVDAVFSSTRLCGAKADVKTWGDLGVTGDLANKPVQLFGRNSVSGTYGYFKEEALCKGDYKPNVNEQPGSASVVQSISSSLNGIGYSGIGYKTASVKTVPLAKKGSTDFIEDTEENALNGKYPLSRFLYVYVNKAPNKPLAPLEAEFVKLMLSKQGQEVVVKDGYIPLPAKVAAKALADLGLKEGADVAKQ from the coding sequence ATGAAACTCACGCGTTTGATGGCCGCCATGACCTTTGTCGCTGCTGGCGTTGCCACGGCCAATGCGGTAGCCGCCGTCGACCCTTCCATCCCTGCCTACGTCAAGACCACCGGCGTGTCGGGCAACCTGTCCAGTGTCGGCTCCGATACCCTGGCCAACCTGATGACCTTGTGGGCCGAGAACTACAAGAAGGAATACCCGAACGTCAACATCCAGATCCAGGCAGCCGGTTCGGCCACGGCGCCCACGGCGCTGATCGAAGGCACCGCCAACCTGGGGCCGATGAGTCGCAAGATGAAGGACACCGAAATGGCGGCCTTCGAGCAGAAATACGGCTACAAGCCCACCGCCATTCCAGTGGCCGTCGACGCCCTGGCCGTGTTCGTGCACAAGGACAACCCGATCCAGCACCTGACCATGGAGCAGGTCGACGCCGTGTTCTCGTCGACTCGCCTGTGCGGCGCCAAGGCCGACGTGAAGACCTGGGGCGATCTGGGCGTGACCGGCGACCTGGCCAACAAGCCGGTGCAGCTGTTCGGTCGCAACTCGGTGTCCGGCACCTATGGCTACTTCAAGGAGGAAGCCCTGTGCAAGGGTGACTACAAGCCCAACGTGAACGAACAGCCGGGCTCGGCCTCGGTGGTGCAGTCGATCAGCAGCTCGCTGAACGGCATCGGTTACTCGGGTATCGGCTACAAGACGGCCAGTGTGAAGACCGTGCCATTGGCCAAGAAGGGCAGCACCGACTTCATCGAAGACACCGAGGAAAACGCCCTGAACGGCAAGTACCCGCTGTCGCGCTTCCTCTATGTGTACGTCAACAAGGCACCGAACAAGCCACTGGCACCGCTGGAGGCCGAGTTCGTCAAGCTGATGCTGTCCAAGCAGGGCCAGGAAGTCGTGGTCAAGGATGGCTACATTCCCCTGCCTGCCAAGGTCGCCGCCAAGGCACTGGCCGACCTGGGCTTGAAGGAAGGGGCAGACGTCGCCAAGCAGTGA
- a CDS encoding ABC transporter permease subunit, whose translation MQEAGKPLVYALEEQNEAGMRVSEQGTALFFNAHTGEELSRTALPIPAGVTVTASAKDQPGAPLVVLGLSNGAALVFRHTYRVTYPGGNKTITPAIEYPYGNTPIVLDPQGRALERVSINASDASLILAGSTGDQLNVLQLTREESMMTGEVTNEQKRIELPQMNQAVKAIFIDPRQQWLYVINGRAQADVFSLRDRSMNGRYKLSENADTQITASAQLVGGISLIIGDSKGGLAQWFMARDEDGEPRLKQIRTFQMGHSPIVQISSEQRRKGFTALDASGQLGVFHSTAHRTLLVEQVVDGPGIYALSPRANRLMVEANGALQPLSLHNPHPEVSWSSMWSKVWYENYDKPAYVWQSTAANTDFEPKMSLAPLTFGTLKAAFYAMLLAAPLAIAAAIYTAYFMAPGMRRKVKPVIELMEAMPTVILGFFAGLFLAPYVEGHLPGIFSLLLLTPLGILSAGFLVSRLPESIRLRIPDGWESAILIPVILLVGWFALYMSPFLETWWFGGDMRLWISNDLGITYDQRNALVVGLAMGFAVIPNIYSIAEDAVFSVPRGLTLGSLALGATPWQTLTRVVILTASPGIFSALMIGMGRAVGETMIVLMATGNTPVMEMNLFEGLRTLAANVAVEMPESEVGGSHYRVLFLSALVLLLFTFVMNTAAELIRQRLRKKYSSL comes from the coding sequence CTGCAGGAGGCCGGCAAGCCTTTGGTGTACGCGCTCGAAGAGCAGAACGAAGCGGGCATGCGCGTTTCCGAGCAGGGCACGGCGCTGTTCTTCAATGCCCATACCGGTGAAGAGCTGTCGCGCACGGCGCTGCCGATTCCGGCCGGGGTGACCGTGACCGCCAGCGCCAAGGACCAGCCCGGCGCACCGCTGGTGGTACTGGGCTTGTCGAACGGTGCGGCCCTGGTATTTCGTCATACCTACCGCGTGACCTACCCAGGTGGCAACAAGACCATCACGCCGGCGATCGAATACCCCTACGGCAATACCCCCATCGTACTCGACCCCCAGGGTCGCGCGCTGGAGCGGGTCAGTATCAATGCCAGCGATGCCAGCCTGATCCTGGCCGGCTCGACCGGCGACCAGCTCAACGTGCTGCAACTCACCCGCGAAGAAAGCATGATGACCGGCGAGGTCACTAACGAGCAGAAGCGCATCGAGCTGCCGCAGATGAACCAGGCGGTGAAGGCGATCTTCATCGACCCGCGTCAGCAGTGGCTGTACGTGATCAACGGACGTGCCCAGGCCGATGTTTTCAGCCTGCGTGACCGCAGCATGAACGGCCGCTACAAGCTCAGCGAAAACGCCGACACCCAGATCACCGCCAGCGCGCAACTGGTCGGCGGCATCTCGCTGATCATCGGCGACTCCAAGGGCGGCCTGGCGCAATGGTTCATGGCCCGCGACGAGGACGGCGAACCGCGCCTCAAGCAGATCCGTACGTTCCAGATGGGCCACTCGCCGATCGTGCAGATCAGCTCCGAGCAGCGTCGCAAGGGCTTTACCGCCCTGGACGCTTCGGGCCAGCTGGGCGTGTTCCACAGCACCGCCCACCGTACGCTGCTGGTCGAGCAGGTGGTCGACGGTCCCGGTATCTACGCCTTGTCGCCACGGGCCAACAGGCTCATGGTCGAAGCCAACGGCGCATTGCAGCCGTTGAGCCTGCACAACCCGCATCCGGAAGTGTCGTGGAGCTCGATGTGGAGCAAGGTCTGGTACGAGAACTACGACAAGCCCGCCTACGTCTGGCAGTCGACGGCGGCCAACACCGATTTCGAGCCCAAGATGAGCCTGGCGCCGTTGACCTTCGGTACCTTGAAGGCCGCGTTCTACGCGATGCTGCTCGCCGCGCCACTGGCCATCGCCGCCGCGATCTACACCGCCTACTTCATGGCTCCGGGCATGCGTCGCAAGGTCAAGCCAGTCATCGAGCTGATGGAAGCCATGCCCACGGTGATCCTCGGCTTCTTCGCCGGCCTGTTTCTGGCACCCTATGTGGAAGGCCATCTGCCGGGTATCTTCAGCCTGCTTCTGCTCACCCCGCTGGGCATTCTGAGTGCAGGCTTTCTGGTCAGTCGTCTGCCCGAGTCGATTCGCCTGCGCATCCCGGATGGTTGGGAAAGTGCGATCTTGATCCCGGTGATCCTGCTAGTGGGCTGGTTCGCTCTGTACATGAGCCCGTTCCTGGAAACCTGGTGGTTCGGCGGCGACATGCGCCTGTGGATCAGCAACGACCTGGGCATCACCTACGACCAACGCAACGCGCTGGTAGTGGGCCTGGCCATGGGCTTCGCGGTCATTCCTAACATCTATTCGATTGCCGAGGACGCCGTGTTCAGCGTGCCGCGCGGCCTGACCCTTGGCTCGCTGGCGCTGGGCGCCACGCCGTGGCAGACATTGACACGCGTGGTGATCCTGACCGCCAGCCCGGGCATCTTCTCGGCGTTGATGATCGGCATGGGCCGGGCCGTGGGCGAAACCATGATCGTGCTGATGGCCACCGGCAACACGCCGGTCATGGAAATGAACCTGTTCGAAGGACTGCGCACCCTGGCCGCCAACGTGGCGGTGGAAATGCCGGAGTCGGAAGTGGGCGGCAGCCATTACCGCGTGCTGTTCCTCTCGGCCCTGGTGTTGCTGTTGTTCACCTTTGTCATGAACACCGCGGCCGAGCTGATTCGTCAGCGCCTGCGCAAGAAATATTCATCGCTTTGA